Proteins encoded within one genomic window of bacterium BMS3Abin08:
- the mutL gene encoding DNA mismatch repair protein MutL: MKLNVTPLLFPQQITLPPRHYRIILNQLNSLGAMGIEIEDFGEGTLLLRAVPDILSDADLPSIISDLAESLFDIRASSPVEEIRDVIAKRIACHSSVRGRTELAPDEIKALLKDLREAQDPEHCPHGRPTRIHLGIEELKRMFKRT; this comes from the coding sequence ATGAAGCTTAACGTAACCCCGTTACTCTTCCCGCAACAGATAACCCTCCCTCCCCGTCACTACCGGATCATCCTGAACCAGTTGAACTCACTGGGGGCCATGGGCATCGAGATCGAGGACTTCGGCGAAGGGACCCTCCTCCTCAGGGCGGTCCCCGACATTCTCAGTGATGCCGACCTCCCCTCCATCATCTCAGACCTTGCCGAATCCCTCTTTGATATAAGGGCATCTTCTCCCGTTGAGGAGATAAGGGATGTCATTGCAAAGAGGATCGCCTGCCACAGCTCGGTAAGGGGAAGGACGGAACTTGCACCGGATGAAATAAAGGCGCTCCTGAAGGACCTGCGGGAAGCACAGGACCCCGAACACTGCCCCCACGGAAGACCCACCCGCATACACCTGGGCATTGAAGAGCTGAAGCGCATGTTCAAGAGGACTTAA